A stretch of Thermocladium sp. ECH_B DNA encodes these proteins:
- a CDS encoding histidine kinase has product MSLLKPTQRNVITCNSSDPLRIVAEKMSKNNIGSVVVTENGKVVGIFTERDLVKVVAEGISLDTPVGQVASKNLVTARKGESILSIGMKMIEHQIRHIPVIDDDGKVVGILSIRDVLRQLTAESAYP; this is encoded by the coding sequence ATGTCCCTACTCAAACCAACTCAAAGAAACGTGATAACCTGTAATTCAAGTGATCCATTGAGAATCGTGGCGGAGAAAATGAGCAAAAACAATATTGGAAGCGTAGTAGTTACCGAGAACGGCAAGGTAGTTGGTATATTCACCGAGAGGGACCTAGTCAAGGTAGTGGCTGAAGGCATCTCTCTCGACACGCCGGTGGGCCAGGTAGCATCTAAGAACTTAGTTACAGCTAGAAAGGGCGAATCAATCCTATCAATAGGCATGAAAATGATAGAGCACCAAATAAGGCATATACCAGTCATCGATGATGATGGGAAGGTCGTGGGCATATTATCCATACGGGACGTATTAAGGCAACTAACAGCGGAATCAGCATACCCATAG
- a CDS encoding DNA-directed RNA polymerase subunit L, which yields MRIKVLNIKRGDNYLEAVIEGEDHTLFAPLLNYLLKQKGVEYAMYDMDHPLTRRITLKIRTINRPPMDVLNEAVASMLIDIDSLKEQLMNELGGS from the coding sequence ATGCGCATTAAGGTACTTAACATTAAGAGAGGCGATAACTACTTGGAGGCAGTAATAGAGGGAGAGGATCATACGCTCTTTGCTCCCCTCCTCAATTACCTCCTTAAGCAGAAGGGAGTTGAGTATGCGATGTACGACATGGATCACCCATTAACTAGGAGAATAACGTTAAAGATAAGGACNATCAATCGCCCCCCCATGGATGTGCTTAACGAGGCTGTGGCCAGCATGCTTATCGACATAGACTCATTAAAGGAGCAATTAATGAATGAGTTGGGTGGTTCATAA
- a CDS encoding alkyl hydroperoxide reductase — MEKGEIAPDFEAESTLGKIRLSSLKGRRVVLYFYPKSFTSGCTSELKRFVELYDEFKKINAEIIGVSVDKIDTQLKFAQKYGAKFPLVSDADKSISKAYGVLRGSTAQRVTFVIDESGKIIEILRGLKDAKEHADKALAILKG; from the coding sequence ATGGAGAAGGGAGAAATTGCGCCGGACTTTGAGGCCGAGTCTACCCTTGGAAAAATAAGGTTATCAAGCCTCAAGGGAAGACGTGTGGTTCTCTATTTCTACCCTAAATCATTCACAAGCGGCTGCACAAGCGAGTTAAAGAGATTCGTGGAATTATATGATGAGTTCAAGAAAATCAATGCGGAGATTATTGGAGTTAGCGTTGATAAAATAGATACTCAACTAAAGTTTGCGCAGAAGTATGGAGCCAAGTTTCCATTGGTCTCTGATGCGGATAAATCCATTTCCAAGGCGTACGGCGTATTAAGGGGCTCCACGGCTCAACGCGTCACGTTTGTCATAGATGAGTCTGGAAAGATAATTGAAATATTAAGGGGACTTAAGGATGCCAAGGAACACGCAGATAAAGCCTTAGCCATATTAAAGGGATGA